One Azoarcus sp. DN11 DNA segment encodes these proteins:
- a CDS encoding glycerol-3-phosphate dehydrogenase/oxidase, with amino-acid sequence MSVAGGRGPEVVLDRAALLARLRETESWDMLVIGGGATGLGCAVDASARGHRTLLLEAHDFAKGTSSRATKLIHGGVRYLAQGKLPLVHEALAERSRLLANAPHLVHRLRFVVPAYRWLDIPKFGAGLAVYDLLSGVQGIGRSRVLDPANTLVALPTLNPAGLRGGIAYWDAQFDDARLAVALMRTHFDHGGLALNYLPVDGLIVEDGHVRGVLAHDVETGESFRLRARVVINATGVWADAIRRAELPDARPLLKPSQGVHIVVDAGFLPGRDALLVPETADGRVLFVIPWQGRVLIGTTDSPRQDLPLEPAPLAGEIDFILAAVAPYLVRPPARADIRSVFVGLRPLIGAGDSAATRSLSREHCIEVSPGGLVTITGGKWTTYRRMAEETLDTAQSVAGLPRHACVTAGLRLHGGEAGVSSDPYGAARAAVEALPGAGRAVHAGLDLTEAEVRYAARCELARGVEDVLARRHRALFLDAAAAEAAAPRVAAVLAEELGRDAAWCDAEVERFRTLARHYARPREQ; translated from the coding sequence ATGAGCGTGGCTGGCGGTCGGGGTCCTGAGGTCGTGCTGGACCGGGCGGCGCTGCTCGCGCGCCTGAGGGAGACCGAATCCTGGGACATGTTGGTGATCGGCGGTGGGGCGACGGGACTGGGCTGTGCCGTCGATGCGAGCGCGCGCGGGCACCGCACGCTGCTGCTCGAAGCGCATGATTTCGCGAAAGGCACCAGCTCGCGCGCGACCAAGCTGATCCACGGCGGCGTGCGCTACCTGGCGCAGGGCAAGCTGCCGCTGGTGCATGAGGCGCTCGCCGAGCGGTCGCGCCTGCTAGCGAATGCGCCGCATCTCGTGCACAGGCTGCGTTTCGTCGTGCCCGCCTATCGCTGGCTGGACATCCCCAAGTTCGGCGCCGGGCTTGCCGTCTATGACCTGCTGTCGGGCGTGCAAGGCATCGGTCGCAGCCGCGTCCTCGACCCGGCGAACACGCTCGTCGCCTTGCCGACGCTCAATCCCGCCGGCCTGCGCGGCGGCATCGCGTACTGGGACGCGCAGTTCGACGACGCCCGGCTCGCCGTCGCCCTGATGCGCACGCATTTCGACCACGGCGGACTGGCGCTGAACTACCTGCCGGTCGATGGACTGATCGTGGAGGACGGGCACGTGCGCGGTGTGCTCGCCCATGATGTGGAAACCGGGGAGTCCTTCCGTCTTCGCGCGCGCGTCGTCATCAATGCGACCGGCGTGTGGGCGGATGCGATCCGCCGCGCGGAGCTGCCGGACGCTCGCCCCCTGCTCAAGCCCAGCCAGGGCGTGCACATCGTCGTGGATGCGGGCTTCCTGCCCGGGCGCGACGCCCTGCTGGTGCCCGAAACCGCCGACGGCCGCGTGCTGTTCGTGATTCCCTGGCAGGGCCGCGTGCTGATCGGCACCACCGATTCGCCACGGCAGGATCTCCCGCTCGAACCGGCGCCGCTCGCCGGGGAGATCGACTTCATTCTGGCCGCGGTCGCACCGTATCTCGTGCGCCCGCCCGCGCGCGCGGACATCCGCAGCGTCTTCGTCGGTCTGCGTCCGTTGATCGGCGCGGGCGACAGTGCCGCTACGCGCAGCCTGTCGCGCGAGCACTGCATCGAGGTGTCGCCGGGCGGCCTCGTCACGATCACGGGCGGAAAATGGACCACCTACCGGCGCATGGCCGAGGAGACCCTCGATACGGCGCAATCGGTGGCGGGACTGCCGCGGCACGCCTGCGTCACGGCAGGGCTGCGCCTGCACGGCGGGGAGGCGGGGGTGTCGTCCGATCCCTACGGCGCCGCACGCGCTGCCGTGGAGGCGTTGCCGGGGGCCGGACGCGCGGTGCACGCCGGCCTCGACCTGACCGAGGCCGAAGTCCGTTACGCCGCACGCTGCGAGCTCGCGCGCGGCGTCGAAGACGTGCTGGCGCGGCGCCACCGTGCGCTCTTCCTCGACGCGGCGGCTGCCGAAGCGGCGGCGCCGCGGGTGGCCGCGGTGCTGGCCGAGGAGTTGGGGCGGGACGCGGCCTGGTGCGATGCCGAGGTGGAGCGCTTCCGCACGCTCGCCCGACACTATGCGCGGCCCCGCGAACAATGA
- the gcvA gene encoding transcriptional regulator GcvA yields MERPGKLPPLPALRVFEAAARLSSVSRAADELFVTHGAVSHQIRALEEHLGFPLFHRKGRAVVLTAAGEELLQAANGALRQIADTVTSLKRRANPNRLSVSVMPSFASRWLTPRIGAFIDAHPTAEVIITATGARADFSRDGMDVSIRWGPGGYPGVRSELLMDDVLFPVVSPSLCAGHPLRTPADLAGVPLLRSEGEDWAPWFRAAGLDWPEPSSGLMLSDSALVLQAALEGRGVALARRSLAASALRAGKLVRPFDIPIETRHAPEGLANDLPPDLPFAQRPLWRYWIVQPERGDTPLLAAFLDWLRAEAAADLATPLDPVPIGRGSFATLR; encoded by the coding sequence ATGGAACGCCCCGGCAAACTTCCTCCGCTGCCCGCGCTGCGCGTCTTCGAGGCGGCAGCACGACTGTCCAGCGTCTCACGCGCGGCCGACGAACTGTTCGTTACGCATGGGGCGGTCAGCCATCAGATCCGCGCGCTCGAAGAGCATCTGGGCTTTCCGCTCTTCCACCGAAAGGGCCGGGCGGTGGTGCTGACGGCTGCGGGCGAGGAACTGCTGCAAGCCGCCAACGGCGCGCTGCGCCAGATCGCGGACACCGTGACGAGCCTCAAGCGGCGGGCGAACCCCAACCGGCTGTCAGTCAGCGTGATGCCGTCCTTCGCCAGCCGCTGGCTGACGCCGCGCATCGGCGCCTTCATCGATGCGCACCCCACCGCGGAGGTCATCATCACGGCGACGGGAGCGCGCGCCGATTTCAGCCGCGACGGGATGGATGTGAGCATCCGCTGGGGGCCGGGCGGCTATCCAGGCGTGCGCAGCGAACTGCTGATGGACGACGTGCTGTTCCCGGTCGTGAGCCCGAGCCTGTGTGCCGGGCATCCGTTGCGTACGCCGGCGGATCTCGCTGGCGTACCGCTGCTGCGGTCCGAAGGGGAGGACTGGGCGCCGTGGTTCCGCGCCGCCGGGCTCGACTGGCCGGAGCCGAGCAGCGGCCTGATGCTGTCGGATTCGGCGCTGGTGCTGCAGGCCGCGCTGGAAGGCCGGGGTGTCGCGCTCGCGCGGCGAAGTCTCGCGGCGTCGGCGCTGCGAGCAGGCAAGCTGGTGCGTCCGTTCGATATCCCGATCGAGACGCGCCATGCCCCCGAGGGGCTTGCGAACGACTTGCCGCCGGATCTGCCGTTTGCGCAGCGCCCGCTGTGGCGCTACTGGATCGTGCAACCGGAGCGGGGCGACACTCCGCTGCTCGCCGCTTTTCTCGACTGGCTGCGTGCCGAGGCGGCCGCCGACCTCGCGACGCCGCTCGACCCCGTGCCGATCGGGCGAGGCAGTTTCGCCACCCTGCGCTGA
- the glpK gene encoding glycerol kinase GlpK, with product MSWLLALDQGTTSSRAMVFDAGGRVCGTAQKAFAQHFPQPGWVEHDPDEILATQLDCARAALGDAGIDAEALAGIGITNQRETTILWERASGRALAPAIVWQDRRTAANCDRLRAAGHAELIRARTGLELDAYFSATKLAWLLDQVPGARARARAGELAFGTVDSWLVWHLSGGALHVTDPGNAARTMLFNIHACDWDDELLALFDIPRALLPHIVDSSGVCGKTCVDILGAAVPIAGIAGDQQAATFGQACFTPGMAKNTYGTGCFLLMNTGDEAVVSANRLLTTVGWRAAGRTRYALEGSIFMGGAIVQWLRDGLGLIRRSPDIEPLAASVPDSGGVVLVPAFTGLGAPYWDAYARGALFGLTRGTAAGHIARAALEAIALQTVDLVAAMDRDGAGPLTELRVDGGAAANDLLMQLQADLLGVPVVRPQMLETTALGAAYLAGLGVGVWSGQDELAALWRAERRFEPTMDADRREALVARWHRGVERSRAWADA from the coding sequence ATGAGCTGGCTGCTGGCGCTGGATCAGGGGACGACGAGTTCGCGGGCGATGGTGTTCGACGCGGGCGGGCGCGTGTGCGGAACGGCGCAGAAGGCCTTCGCGCAGCATTTTCCGCAGCCGGGCTGGGTCGAGCACGATCCCGACGAGATCCTCGCGACACAGCTGGATTGTGCGCGGGCCGCCCTGGGCGATGCGGGGATCGATGCAGAGGCGCTGGCCGGTATCGGCATCACGAACCAGCGCGAAACGACGATCCTGTGGGAACGGGCGAGCGGCCGGGCGCTCGCGCCGGCGATCGTGTGGCAGGACCGCCGCACCGCCGCCAACTGCGACCGCCTGCGCGCGGCCGGCCATGCCGAGCTGATCCGCGCGCGAACGGGGCTGGAACTGGATGCCTACTTTTCCGCGACCAAGCTCGCGTGGCTGCTGGACCAGGTGCCCGGGGCGCGAGCGCGGGCCCGGGCGGGGGAGCTGGCGTTCGGCACGGTGGATAGCTGGCTCGTCTGGCACCTCAGCGGTGGCGCATTGCACGTCACCGATCCGGGCAACGCCGCCCGCACGATGCTGTTCAACATCCACGCCTGCGACTGGGACGACGAGCTGCTCGCGCTGTTCGACATCCCGCGCGCGCTGCTGCCGCACATCGTCGACAGCAGCGGTGTATGCGGCAAGACGTGTGTCGACATCCTCGGCGCCGCGGTGCCGATCGCCGGCATCGCGGGTGACCAGCAGGCGGCGACCTTCGGCCAGGCCTGCTTCACCCCCGGAATGGCGAAGAACACCTACGGGACCGGCTGCTTCCTGCTGATGAACACGGGCGACGAGGCCGTCGTTTCGGCGAATCGCCTGCTCACGACGGTCGGGTGGCGGGCCGCGGGGCGGACGCGCTACGCGCTCGAAGGCAGCATCTTCATGGGCGGGGCGATCGTGCAGTGGCTGCGCGACGGCCTGGGGCTGATCCGGCGCTCGCCGGACATCGAGCCGCTCGCCGCGAGCGTGCCGGACAGCGGCGGCGTCGTGCTGGTGCCGGCGTTCACGGGCCTGGGCGCACCGTACTGGGACGCCTACGCGCGCGGCGCCCTGTTCGGGCTGACGCGCGGCACCGCGGCCGGGCACATCGCGCGCGCGGCGCTGGAAGCGATCGCGTTGCAGACGGTGGACCTCGTCGCGGCGATGGATCGCGACGGCGCCGGACCGCTGACCGAGTTGCGCGTCGATGGCGGCGCGGCGGCGAACGACCTCCTGATGCAGTTGCAGGCAGACCTGCTCGGCGTGCCGGTCGTGCGCCCGCAGATGCTGGAGACGACGGCGCTCGGCGCGGCGTATCTGGCCGGACTGGGCGTCGGTGTGTGGTCGGGGCAGGACGAGCTTGCCGCGCTCTGGCGTGCCGAGCGACGTTTCGAACCGACGATGGACGCCGACCGGCGCGAAGCCCTGGTCGCGCGCTGGCACCGGGGCGTCGAACGCTCCCGCGCCTGGGCCGACGCATGA
- a CDS encoding DUF2917 domain-containing protein — protein MEAKYARSDWSLQAGGILSISNACGWAVTLESGDVWLTLEGYSQDKWLAVGEHFRVPGDGQMVIEADRDSRIRLEPPPASALQHLLTQVESSTRRFARTVANATVYSAERISAGPEH, from the coding sequence ATGGAAGCGAAATATGCGCGCTCTGACTGGAGTCTGCAAGCCGGTGGAATCCTGTCGATCAGTAACGCATGTGGCTGGGCAGTCACCCTGGAGAGTGGTGACGTCTGGCTGACACTTGAGGGTTACTCACAAGACAAATGGCTCGCCGTGGGCGAACACTTCAGGGTTCCGGGCGACGGCCAGATGGTCATCGAGGCCGACCGAGATTCCCGCATCCGCCTCGAACCTCCGCCAGCCAGCGCGCTGCAGCACCTCCTCACGCAGGTCGAGAGCAGCACGCGGCGATTCGCCCGGACCGTGGCCAACGCGACGGTCTATTCGGCCGAGCGCATCAGCGCCGGACCGGAGCACTGA